GTTCCCAGCCGCGTCAAACACGAAGACCTCGGCTCCTTGAGCGAGTTCGAGGCCATTCAGCATCGCATCGAGGTCAAGGCCGTTGCCCGCGAGGGGGTCGAGCGGGTCATTGCGCCGGATCTGCGCCTCGAACATGTCGGCGATCAGGTTGGTTTCGGCAACCATACCGCTTTCGCGAAGGCTGAGCAGGCTGTCGCGCGCAGGGTTGAAATACAGCACGCCAGAGATGAGCACGATCTGCGCAATGAGGTTGGCGGCGATGATCCGCCGCGCCAGCGGCGAGCGTTTTAGCGAGACGAAGCCGCGCCATGTGCCACGGGACCGACGGTCGGCCCCCGACCTGCCGTAGGGGGCGTCACCGGGTCCGGCCGCGCCATCGGCACGCCGCTTGCTGTCTCGCACCGGCTCCGCCCCAGGCAATCCGCCTCACTCCTCGTTATAGCGATAGCCGATGCCGTACAGCGTCTCGATCGCCGAGAATTCCGGGTCGACCTGGCGCATCTTCTTGCGCAGGCGCTTGATATGGCTGTCGATGGTGCGGTCGTCGACATAGACCTGATCGTCATAGGCCACATCCATCAGCTGGTCGCGGCTCTTGACGAAGCCGGGACGCTGCGCAAGCGCCTGCAGCAGCAGGAACTCGGTCACGGTCAGCGACACGTCGAGCCCCTTCCAGGTCACCGAATGGCGCAGCGGATCCATCGTGAGCTGGCCGCGCACCATGGTCTTGCTTTCCTCCGGCGACGGACCGGCATCGGCGGCGATCACCTCCTGCCGACGCAGCAAGGCGCGGATGCGTTCGACCAGGAGCCTTTGCGAGAAAGGCTTCTTGACATAATCGTCGGCCCCCATCCGGAGGCCCAGAACCTCGTCGATCTCATCATCCTTGGAGGTCAGAAAGATCACCGGCATCGCGCTTTTCCGGCGCACCCTCTGAAGCAGGTCCATGCCATCCATCCGAGGCATCTTGATGTCGAAAACGGCCATGTCCGGCATGCGCTTGTTGAAGGCGTCCAGCGCCGCCTGGCCGTCATTATAGGTTTCCACCTCGAAACCTTCGGCCTCAAGCGTCATGGAAACGGAAGTGAGGATGTTCCGGTCATCGTCGACGAGCGCAATCCTAGACATGGAAGATTTCCTTATCCTGTCCGCAAGCGGAACCATATGATTTTACGAAACATTTACTCACACCACAGCGCAAATCGCCGACCCGATGCGAATCGCGGCACCACATTGCGCCACATTGAAGCCGGAAAACGTTTACCTAACCGCTAACAGCGCCCTGCCGCCGGGACAGTGCAAATTGCGCTGCTTTTTGCCAAAAGGTGTAAAATGATTGCGCTACCAGAGAAAAAATCAAACTATGATTGCGCTAACGCTCTGACGGCACCTGTTGTTTCATGGAAACGTCATGGTATAGCCGCGCCCACCGGAATGCGGTGGCAAGGAGCATCAGACCATGGAATTCGGACGTGTGAACCCCAATCAGCGCCTTGAGGCCCAGGGCATCGATGGGCTGGGCAAGGTCTATTACAATCTCCTTGAACCCGCTCTGGTCGAGGAAGCCCTCAAGCGCAACGAAGGGACCCTCGGCAAGGGGGGAAGCCTCCTCGTGGCCACGGGCGTGCATACCGGCCGGTCTCCGAAGGACAAGCATGTCGTGCGCACGCCGGAGGTGGTCGAGCATATCTGGTGGGAAAACAACCGCCCGATGGAGCCCGAGGCCTTCGACCGGCTGCATGCCGACATGCTGGCGCATCTCAAGGGCCGCGAGGTCTTCGTCGAGGACCTCTATGCCGGCGCCGATCCCGACAACCGTCTGGATGTGCGGATCATCACCGAGATGGCCTGGCATGGCCTGTTCTCGCGCCACCTGCTGCGCCGCCCCGAACTGGACCAGCTCGACAGCTTCGCACCCGAATTCACCATCATCAACTGCCCGAGCTTCAAGGCCGACCCCGAGCGCCATGGTTGCCGCTCCAAGACCGTTGTCGCGCTGAACTTCGCCAAGAAGCTGATCCTGATCGGCGACACCGAATATGCCGGCGAGATCAAGAAATCGGTCTTCACCCTGATGAACTACATCCTGCCCGGCAAGGGCATCATGGCGATGCACTGCTCTGCCAACCACGCCAAGGACAACCCGGTCGATACCGCGATCTTCTTCGGCCTGTCGGGCACCGGCAAGACCACGCTCTCGGCCGACCCTGCCCGCACGCTGATCGGCGATGACGAGCATGGCTGGTCGGATAACGGCACCTTCAACTTCGAAGGCGGCTGCTATGCCAAGACCATCAGCCTGAACCCCGAGGCCGAGCCCGAGATCTATGCCACCACGTCGAAATTCTCGACCGTGATCGAGAACATGGTGTTCGATCCGCATACCAAGGAGCTCGATTTCGAGGATGACAGCCTGACGGCCAACATGCGTTGCGCCTATCCGCTGCATTACATCTCGAATGCTTCCGAGACCTCGCTGGGCGGGCATCCGAAGAACATCATCATGCTGACCTGCGACGCCTTCGGCGTGCTGCCGCCGATCGCCCGGCTGACCCCGGCGCAGGCGATGTACCACTTCCTGTCGGGCTTCACCTCGAAAGTGGCCGGAACCGAGAAGGGCGTGACCGAACCCGAGCCCACCTTCTCGACCTGCTTCGGCGCCCCCTTCATGCCGCGCCGCCCCGAGGCCTATGGCAACCTGCTGCGCGACAAGATCGCCAAACATGGCGCGACCTGCTGGCTGGTCAATACCGGCTGGACCGGTGGCGCCTATGGCACCGGCTCGCGGATGCCGATCAAGGCGACCCGCGCCCTGCTGACCGCCGCGCTCGACGGCTCGCTCAACGATGCCGAGTTCCGCAAGGATCCCAATTTCGGCTTCGAGGTGCCGCTCGCGCTGCATGGCGTCTCGGAGGAATTGCTGGACCCGCGCCGGACCTGGGCCGAGCCGGCGGAATATGACGCGCAGGCGCAGAAGCTGGTCCGGATGTTCTCGGAGAACTTCGCCCAGTACCTGCCCTTCATCGACGACGACGTGAAGGAAGCAGCGATCGGCTGATCCGTCGATTCGGAATTGAAAAGGCCCGGTCTGACGACCGGGCCTTTGTCATTCAAGAGGGCCGCTTTGCGGCCCGGAATGGGTATTTTCGCCAAGAAGAAGGAGCGATCAGCTGTCCGACCAGCGGGCAAGCGCGTCCTCGTCGGCATCGCGGGCCGCAACCCAGGCCGCGCCGTCCGTGCCGAATTCCTTCTTCCAGAACGGGGCGCGGGATTTCAGGTAATCCATCAGGAATTCGGCCGCGGCGAAGGCATCGGCACGGTGCGGAGCGGCGGTTGCGACCATCATGATGGTCTCGCCGGGGGTGAGGCTGCCATGGCGGTGGATGACAAGACAGTCGAGGAGACCGAAGCGCGTCATCGCCTCGGCGGAGATGGTCTCGAGCGCGCGTTCGGTCATACCGGGATAATGTTCGAGCTCCATCCGGGCGAGCCCGCCATCGTCGCGCACCAGACCGGCGAAGGTCACGACCGCACCGGCATTGCCGCATCCTGTGGAAAAGACGGCGCATTCGGCGCCGAAATCGAACGGGGCGGCCTGGACGCGGATGCGCATCTCAGCCGCCGGTCATCGGCGGGAAGAAGGCCACCTCGCGCACGCCCGCAAGCGGCGCATCGAAATCGGCAAGTTCCTGATCGACCGCGACCCGCA
The genomic region above belongs to Rhodovulum sulfidophilum DSM 1374 and contains:
- a CDS encoding phosphoenolpyruvate carboxykinase, whose amino-acid sequence is MEFGRVNPNQRLEAQGIDGLGKVYYNLLEPALVEEALKRNEGTLGKGGSLLVATGVHTGRSPKDKHVVRTPEVVEHIWWENNRPMEPEAFDRLHADMLAHLKGREVFVEDLYAGADPDNRLDVRIITEMAWHGLFSRHLLRRPELDQLDSFAPEFTIINCPSFKADPERHGCRSKTVVALNFAKKLILIGDTEYAGEIKKSVFTLMNYILPGKGIMAMHCSANHAKDNPVDTAIFFGLSGTGKTTLSADPARTLIGDDEHGWSDNGTFNFEGGCYAKTISLNPEAEPEIYATTSKFSTVIENMVFDPHTKELDFEDDSLTANMRCAYPLHYISNASETSLGGHPKNIIMLTCDAFGVLPPIARLTPAQAMYHFLSGFTSKVAGTEKGVTEPEPTFSTCFGAPFMPRRPEAYGNLLRDKIAKHGATCWLVNTGWTGGAYGTGSRMPIKATRALLTAALDGSLNDAEFRKDPNFGFEVPLALHGVSEELLDPRRTWAEPAEYDAQAQKLVRMFSENFAQYLPFIDDDVKEAAIG
- a CDS encoding molybdenum cofactor biosynthesis protein MoaE, which translates into the protein MRIRVQAAPFDFGAECAVFSTGCGNAGAVVTFAGLVRDDGGLARMELEHYPGMTERALETISAEAMTRFGLLDCLVIHRHGSLTPGETIMMVATAAPHRADAFAAAEFLMDYLKSRAPFWKKEFGTDGAAWVAARDADEDALARWSDS
- a CDS encoding response regulator transcription factor, which gives rise to MSRIALVDDDRNILTSVSMTLEAEGFEVETYNDGQAALDAFNKRMPDMAVFDIKMPRMDGMDLLQRVRRKSAMPVIFLTSKDDEIDEVLGLRMGADDYVKKPFSQRLLVERIRALLRRQEVIAADAGPSPEESKTMVRGQLTMDPLRHSVTWKGLDVSLTVTEFLLLQALAQRPGFVKSRDQLMDVAYDDQVYVDDRTIDSHIKRLRKKMRQVDPEFSAIETLYGIGYRYNEE